Below is a genomic region from Eremothecium sinecaudum strain ATCC 58844 chromosome V, complete sequence.
CACTTCTTCCACTACACCATACTATGAGAGTACTAGTGAACCAGCACCATATCCAGTAAACACAACAACCGAGGCCCAACCATCTTCCTCAGAAAGTAAATCTAGTACAACTCCATCGGCGTACGTATCAATCCTCACAACTCCTGAGGAAGACTTGGAACCTACACCTCTTCCAACACCATCAGTTAGTTCTAATGTGGTGACCTCATACGAATCCAATACGCCATCTTCAACACCCACCTCTTCTACCGAAGATTCTGGAAATTCATCGTCTGACGGAGCAGGAATGCTAAATGCAAGCGCATCTGGTCTATTGATCGGTTTGTTGGCTATTCTCCTATGATAGCTTCAAATTAAAATCCCTTGGATTGATTAAAAGGTAATTTACGCAGATTTGTGTTTTAGATTTAGGTAATGTGTAATAATAGTTAGTATATAAAATATGTAAGGTAAAATTAAATTAATTTAAACGAGATCATCGAGAGTCGGAGTCAAAATTGGAGCCTTAACGTCAGAAGAAGCCCTGCGTCTTGTTACTCTTTTCATTAGTTGATCCTGCAGAAGCATGCTTTCTTGAAGACTGTCGTTTACGTTTGCATTTACCTTAAAGAAAAGTCCCTTTCCCTCCCATGGATCTCCGCTCTCGTTTGATCGCTGAACGCCAACTGGCAATAACCATTTCCACCAAGTATTTCCCATTACTGTAGCCCAATTTGCCTTACAGGATCCTAAATCAAATGGATTCTTCAACATCGTTGACCGTCGATTAAGGCTGCTATTATAAATTTCAAAATCTCTCTGTTGGCGTTCCAGCTTAAATCTTTCGTTCGTCGTCTGATTAATAGTTATCTGGTAAACAGTAAAGCTGGTGAATGCAGttatagaaataaaaatccCAACCGATAGTAACCACACTAGCAACAACTGTAGATCTAGGTATTCATTCTCATAATGGTTATTCTTAAACCAACCAAGCAAATGAGAGCCAGAAGCCACAAAGCCCCATGCAGAGTATAATGTCACGTATATTAAGAACTGTAAGAATATTTTCTGATTGTTATACCCAATGCAAGAAGCAAACCATGGGCAATGATGGTCCCTCTTCAAGAAACATTTATTACATGAGGAACAGTGATGACAACGATCTGGTTTCCACACTAAACATGAGGAACAATAACGATAGCGTCCATTATTTTGTAACGTGATTGAATTCTTCGTTAAAATTTCAGGCGGAAATTCAGTACCTCTCTCAGCAGCCTCCAAGCTTTTCAAGTGAAGTATTTCATAATCTGCTGGACTACCTGCACCAGTTTTAATTACTTGAAAATACGCATAAACCGAGAAGGATATTAATACTGATGTTATAACCGCTCTAACGGCAATATTTATGTTGTCGACTTTAAAGCAGATTACCAAACCAGTATAAAGCAGCAAAAAAATAACTGTAGCTCTAGGAAAAGTAGTTTGAATTATTTCACATAGTTGCAGCATTATCCAGAACCTATAAAAACTTATAGGTTGGCATGAGTGGATGGGTTCACCTCAGATTATATGTTAACGTAGTACGTTTTCAAAGTTTCTtaatttttcttttaaTAATGTTTTAATATTGTGAAAAATTAACTCTTCTTCCATCCCGCTAAAATGCACAAAGACATTAAGCTTCTATAGCTCTTATAAGAGGTTTAATAGTGTTAAAAATGGCTAATTTGGTTATACCTGGTGATAGATTACATATTGAAGAAAACAAGCAAGTCTCTGCCGGCCCTGGTGTGTATTGTGATCCAAAAACTCAACAATTACGACTTGTAAATGCAGGACTAGAGGTGGTTAATGAGACTAAAAAAGGTCAATCTGTTTATATTGAATATAATTCTAAGAGATATACTCCAGCTGTTGGTGATTATGTTATTGTGACTATAATTGCTTCGTTTTCCGATAGCTATAAAGTGTCTTTGTCGAGCTTTTCTACTCCCGTGGTGCTCTCATATATGTCATTTCCAAACGCTACCAAGAAAAACAAGCCTACTTTGAAGGTTGGTGATCTTTGTTATGCAAGGGTTAGTGTTGCGGAGAAAGATTTGTTAGCTGAACTGGAGTGCATGGACTCCACCACAGGAAAAGTTGGAGGATTTGGTCTTCTGGAAGGAGGAGTTGTGGTTGATGTACCGCTGGCTTTCTCTAGGGAGCTACTTTTTAATAATGAGTATCCGTTGTTGCCAATGCTAGCGAAATATACACAGCTTGAAGTGGCCATAGGCGTTAATGGGAAGATTTGGATCAATACTGAGGATGTACGAACTACATTGGCATGTTATAGATCTATCAAGGATTGTAGTACTACCACTGAGTCCCAGTTTAAATCTGTGATTAAGACACATTTCAAAGGATTAATAAATTCTGTAGAGTAAATAATGTCgtatatgtatatataatttGTTACTAGCACGGGTTAAGAGGATGTAGATGTCCAGGTTTATCATAAAGAAAGAAACACTCATACAAGGCGCGTTGTTCTTCTTTTATATCAATGCTGGTGGTGTCGAAGTACTTGGTATAGTCTTCAATCGGTGAGTAAGCTTCTATATTAATCATGTCTTCGTAGAACCTTCGGTCACTCGGACTAACAGTTTGGTACGATGATAAGGTATTCTGGAAGTTATGATTCAAGTCCTCATACGAGGCATGGGTGATAGTATCAAGTCCAGTGGAAGCGGCGTCTTCAACAAAGCACTTCGTGTCAATAACAAATCTGTCCAATTTTCGAGCCAAAAGTTTTGCTCTGGCAGCATAAATTAATAACTCCCTGTTACAAAGATCGAACTCATCTTTTTCAGAAAACATGTTGGTATGATCATCCTTCAGTTGAACAGCAGAGGTTTCTGCTTTTTCTGTGAGGGCTTTTAACTTGGCATTTAAAGAGCTTTGCTTCTTGGAAATAAACGGTGAAAGCGTTTTGCCCTTTTGCTTTTCCTCCAAATGGTAATGCCTAGTTGAATTCATGTTAAAAGCGAACAGGTCCTTGAAAGAAATAAAAGACCTCGGCATGTAGTACTCATTCCAATAATTGTCGTAAGACGATGGGTAACCTCTTACAAATGCAACTAGTTTATCTCTAGTAATATCATTGTTATTATCGATAATTTCAGTTTTAATAATCTCGCGAATGCTTTTTATATGGAAATCATTCCACCAATGACTATAACTTCTTTTCGGTTCTCCAATATTATACATATTGTGGAGATAGAAATCCGTATTCATATCCCATAACATAGGCTGTCCCTCTTGATATACATAATGGCCCAAAAAAAGATTAATTGCCTCCTGCCGTTGGGCATCCACAAATGAGTTGCTATAAAACCTTTTTATACTCTCTACCATATCTCTAGAGTGAGATCGCCATTGGTTAATTTTTCGGTATGTTTCCATTGTATTCACTAAATGGGAACCGCCATACTGCAGTGCAATTGTGTCACCGTGATCATGGAATAGTTCTGTCAAAATATCCACAATATCTGAATCATACTCTAAATAAGTATTATCTATAATGCCAAGAGCATGCAATTGCATCCCCAACGCCCTTTTTCCAATTACAAACTGCGCAGCGTTTGTTCGATCCAAACAATCGATACAATTTGTTCGACATATACCTTCCTGTATTTTCGTGGTTTTAAACGTTGAGCCATTATGAAAAATACCTGTAGTTTCTAACGTCTGACTTGAATATCTTTCCAAAAATTCAATCACAACCTGCCCGTGAGATTTTGAGGCCCTGCTCATATCCCAAGATGTGTATTGTAGTTTCTTTTCAGTGGGGAGGAACTGGTTTAAATAATTAACGCAGTTTTCAAATTCTATTAGCAACTTAGTCTCACGCGGAGTCTTCTCCTTCGTCTTAATTAGATTTAAAATTTGTATAGGACCTCCACCATACCTCTGAAACAAGTTATCAAAATGCTTAGCAGCAGAGCTATAGAATGGGTCCATAACGTTGATTTCGATTGGCGGCTTAGTAGTCAAATTGGACATTTCCTGAGACCAAAATAAAGGAATAGAACCTCGGTGTTGCACAAATGAAGTGTATCTATCGCTATCGTAATACATTTTCCCTGGAGCATGGAAAGATGTCAGCCCCATATCAGAAACAATTTGCTCCGTTTCTACATCATTTGCAACATAGCCATGATTGTTCACACCTCGCTTCAAAAATCTCGCCCCCGCAAAATGATGAGATCTTCTGGCTATAAGTGTGACAAATATGCTTTTACCTTCCAGAGAAACATTCACTTGATCAATAAATCCATGAATTATCGGCTGAAACCAATCGTATACAGTATCGATACAGGGAATAACGTCCTCCAATAGATGACTATTCCACATAAACATCTCATTATAATCAATTATCCCAGATGGTATCATTATATCTTCCCTACCAACTCCTTCTAATTTCTTTCTAAGGATATTAGTTTGTAGCGTATTTGTTAGATCATATGTGTAACTAAAATAGAAAGATTTAGTCAAGTCAAGATTTTGGAATGTAGAAAGGAACTTAGATTCAGTAGCATCCGGTTTCTTATAAGATGCTGATATTGGGACAAGTTCTGTACTATCAATATGATATAATGAATGACCCCCCACAACAGCTACATGGCTAATTTTCGTAACAACAAGTAAATAATAACATTCTGTAAACTTAATAAAACCAAGCAAGCCATGCCCAGTTAACTTTTTATTCAAACCATCCTTTTCTGAGTCTTCTATATTCTGTAATATATCCATAACATCACTTCTAGTAAAGAAAACGTTGTCTTCGGCAACTACCAACATATCATTTGGCTTTGTTAGATCGATTTCCAATATTCTAAACATAGTTTCCCGCTTATTACTCCCAACAATATACATTGCCTTGCTCGTTTCGTATATTGTATATTTAGTCATAGTAAATTTCTTTATTTTACGTTGTTTTGGTAAACCAGGTAGGTTTGAATTCAATGACTTCCGTGCCAGCGACGCTGCTCCTGTTTGAACAAGATCAACAAACGGCATGTCTGCTCAATTTGAATATTACAATATTGTAGCCTCTGTAAGATTTCTTATAGCCTTTAAATTCATTAATATGTTGTTTTTAATTTAGTTACTGGCGAATATAAAGGAACTTGAGCAATTGAATAATTTATAAAAAAATAGTGCATTTAGCTCATCGCATGTAAACAATAGCAATAAATTAAATTCAACAAGTAAACCAAATTATGCTTGTTAGTTGAGCAATAGAAGCTCTTTAATTCAATTATAAGATACTTATATTCCAGTTACAAGTCAAATAGGTTGCAGCCTTAAGAGAAAAGAAATTTGTGGAACTGCAATTTTTAAACTTATGTCGAACTGCTTGAAAAGACTCGTGTGAGCATTTAAAAATATGAAACGAATATAGAACTCATTTAACCAGTGCAGATTGTCGATTAATTTCTGGAAAATTTCTGCGGTGTTAATCGTTTACGAGATTGAGAGAAATCTTAGCGTAACTATCGAAGGAGAATTAGACAATATAACTATAGATGATAGACTTGAAAAGTCCAGGTTTAACCTATAATATTAAGCGTTACAATAATCTCACAACCTCCTAATTAAAACAGAAAAGACACCAAACCGGACAGTGTTACATCTATGTGTATGTGACCAgatattattattattattattattattattattattattattattattcgGCGCAATGAGTCATGGAAACCTTCTGAAACAAAAAGGAATTGATTGTGCTGACATCGATGTCGAGGCATAAAGACCCACCCGAGATCTGGACTACTAATTGTTCATTACTATGAATTGCGAGAGAAACTAGTCGAAGTCCAAATGTTATTCACCGTAGAGCAATTTGCTACAGAATTTGAGGCATGGTTATGATGTATTAAATGATTGCTTCCTAATATGAGTTTGTGCGCTGGTTAACCGcaatgaaaaaaaaatgcTTAACTGGCATTATTTTGGTGACGAGCTTtatgttgaagaagatgtACTACTATTGGGAATAATATGCTGTTTAGAACACACCAACCTACCATAATACCGTATGATATTCCCAATCTCCCCTTATCAAGGTTAAGAAATATTACACTCAGACATGCTTTATAATTATAGGCGGGCATTATTTGTCCATATCGGTAAAGCTTATGCGAAAGGTCGATATTGAAAAATGTTGGAGCAATGTTCGTAATAATCCAAAAAGTTAGCCACGAACCAATATACTTTGGGCAATATGCCAATAGTAGTGATGCTACATTCTCGTTCGCGCCTCCTACTGCGCCCATAAAGAGCCATGTGCTCATCCAGCAAACGATAAATCCACTTCTACCATACGCTACTGTAAAGTCAACTTGAAATATCAAAGAAACAGTACAGAAAAACAGTGATAAGAAGAAATAAATTAACCACGAGTTAAAATATCGATACATCAGGAAATGTCCCGGTTTCAGATACCCTAAAACCGAATTGTGTGTGGGATTCATCATCGCAAGCTGAAAAAAAGTCAACAGAAGAGAAAATATAAGACCAACTTGCATAGGTCCGAGCAATATATAGTCCTTAAATGGCCTATTATCTACCTCTCCCCATTTCATAGCTCCTGCTAGTGCAATATTTCGCAGATTTTCATTTGGAGCTAATTCGCTGCGTTTTTCCTTCAACAACTGTGGAAGGTACTCTGTCAAATAATAATCCCGATACTTATCCTCCAAATCAATAATCAATGGAAAAATAGATGCTTTGAAATTAGTGGGATCTTTACCGGATTCATAGAATATTTCAAAAAACTCCGAGGAATTAAATGCCTTTGCAGAGGGATCCACAAGCGAATGCTTTAATGTCTCTGTGGCATTCGCTTTCACATGAAGTGACATGTATACATGATTCTTATGAACTATTCTATGCAGGTAATCTCCAGAAGAGATTCCATCTGGTACATTATAATAAGTTCTAAATTCAGTGTCCTTGTATACTAACCATGTACCCTTCACTACGCCCACTAACTCTTTCACTTCATCTGCCATATTTCCATTGTCTTCTATCAACACTATGCTTTTGATATTTACCAGATAAGAAGGCCTATCGTAAAGAACACCCCAATACAACGAGAATATTCCAGTAATAAATACAGCCAAATACCCCAcatttaataaaaaactTAACCAGTACCGTTTTCTTAAATGCTGGATTGATGGTGAGAAGATGCTTTCCTTGTTTTCATAAAGCTGTTTTGAATACTCTATGTCATCCGATTCGGGATTGGACGAATGCATGCTGTTTACCTTACAGAATTGACACGATCTACATAGTCATCGGAGTGCACCTTAATAAGACAGCTTATATAGTTATCTCCCGTTATTTTTTCACTCAAGATTGACCGTCACGTGACACGAGATACCAAGTTCGAAATCACGTGAGTCAAAGGTCGATACCAATCTCGTTCCAGGAAGTATGTGTTGCACGTGACCTAGAGATCGGTTAGTAAGGATTGCTGTGGACTCAGGAGTGTATTTAGATCAGGCTAGCGCCCCCAGAAAGCGTACTAGGCGATTTCTATAAATATGTGTTGGTTTTTATAGCTGTTGAAGATTACTTAGCAATCGATTTCTTTAGCAGAAAATAACCGGGAACGGTACCTTATAAATGTGTAAAGTATAGTGTTGGGACTTATCAGTGAAAAAGAGACAGTCAGGTGCACCTAAGAGTTAAGATGGTAGGTGTAAGATTGAAAGACGCTGGTAGGGTGTTTAGAAGACATAAAGAAGAGAAAGGAGCGCTTAGTAGAGAGGCTGTGGTGGAAAATGCTTCTGATTTTGAGGATGACCTAATAGATGATGATGCAAAAGCTAATAGTAGGAGACCGAAAGAAACTCGGTTTACACAGCAACGGATTGCCGCCATTAACCTGGTTCTGCGCCCTCTCGGGGTGCTTTCCTTCTATTTACTTTTAACTGTTGTATTTATTATTGCGGGGGCAGTAATGTACGCTGTTTCTTCTAATGTTGACGAAATTACGATTTACTACCATGACTGCGCAACAAGAGCGACCGGGGAATTCCAGTCGGTCCCAGAAGACCACTATTGGTACTCATTTCACGTTGACAAAGATTTTGCTGAAGCTCCTCAATGGAGGTATGTTCCTGGTGTGAATGCTGACGATGATGGAAGTTGCCAGTTGAGATTTAAGACCCCTTATGATATTGAAAACCCCATTTACGTTAGTTATTTGATTGAGAACTTTTATGCAAACCATAGACGGTATGTGCTATCTTTTAATGAGGATCAATTAAAAGGGAAGAGAGTTTCTGTTGAAGAGGTGCAGAATTCGGTAGGAATAAATTGTAGGCCGCTATCTACTGACGAACAAGGACAATTATACTACCCTTGCGGATTGATAGCAAATTCTATGTTTAACGATTCGTTCCCCTTCAGTTTGAGAGGAGTTGATAACACGCCAGATTACCCACTGACGAATAAGGGTATCAATTGGAATTCAGATAAAGATAGATACAAGATGACGCAGTACTCACCGCAGGATGTCGTACCGCCACCATATTGGCGTAAGCAGTATCCAAACGGTTACAACGAAACAAACATGCCAAATATTAATGAATGGGAAGAATTTCAAAATTGGATGAGGACCTCCACCTTACCAAAGTTTTCAAAACTTATTAGACGCAATGATAACGATACATTACCATCTGGAGAATATGAAATTGAAATAGGTCTCCACTGGCCAGTGGAAGACTGGAATGGAAAGAAAGCTGTATATATTACAAACGGTAGCAAACTAGGAGGCCGTAATCATTTCTTCGGGTTATCGTATCTGGTAGGTGGCTCCTTGTGTTTCCTAACATCGATCGTGTTTCTCGTGACCTACTTTTTTAAGGGTAGAAAATTAGGAGACACGAGTTTACTTTCGTGGAACCGCAATCAAGAATAAGCTCATTCTGGTAAATTCCTTCATTTATATTTCAATGCATAGTAAGTTGTTAGATGTCTCTGATATCCTGCTAAAACGAGCGCCCAAAGCTCTGGATGATGATTTGGCGGCAGATAAACGTAATAATCTCGTCATGCTACATTTTGCGGAATAGCGGACTATTTGATTGTCCCTGTGTGATACTACTATATTGCTATCAAGAAAAGTATCGCTTAAGTGCAATATATTCTATTATTCACCTCGGTTATTCCTGATGAAAGAAATATCGGAAGTGCATGATGTATTCTATGAGATTTTATCGTTTATAAAAAACGTGTgtatttatatattatacGTGCGTGTGCATGTTACAACTGTTCAATTAATAACGTCCTAAGCTATCACTTCTCAGTTTCAAATATGATCCTCAATTCAGCATTATCTTTCATTAAATGGTTAACATAAGTAAAAACTGCTTTATCCCAAAAGCCCCAATGCTGCAATAACAAAAATTAACAAGGTTTGTAGAGAAGTAGTGAAAGGGTTAGTGACACCGTTACCAGCGTTCGATGGCTTGAAAAATATTGGAGTAACTGTGCTACCAATACCACTCAGACTACCTGGACCAATGGAGCCTTCGCTTACAGATGGTCGAGAAGTCTGTGTGTAGAAGCTCTGATAGAATTCGGATTCAAAAGCCAAAGTTGTACCAGGCTGAGTGACATGGTACCATACCTTTGTCTTACCTCTGGTCTTCGTTACAGTTTTCCCGTTCTCTAGCGCAGTATAATACGTATCTATTTGATAGTCGCTTGGCAGCGAAGTCAAATAAGGATCTTTCCAACTTAGAGTTGGATCCGGCCTTTCAGTAAAACCTGTTGCAGGCAAACCAGCAATTGTAGCTCCTGGATCAGACGTTTTTGCTGGGTCTTCAGGAGCTGGAGTAGCTG
It encodes:
- the FIG4 gene encoding phosphatidylinositol-3,5-bisphosphate 5-phosphatase (Syntenic homolog of Ashbya gossypii ADL195C; Syntenic homolog of Saccharomyces cerevisiae YNL325C (FIG4)), producing the protein MPFVDLVQTGAASLARKSLNSNLPGLPKQRKIKKFTMTKYTIYETSKAMYIVGSNKRETMFRILEIDLTKPNDMLVVAEDNVFFTRSDVMDILQNIEDSEKDGLNKKLTGHGLLGFIKFTECYYLLVVTKISHVAVVGGHSLYHIDSTELVPISASYKKPDATESKFLSTFQNLDLTKSFYFSYTYDLTNTLQTNILRKKLEGVGREDIMIPSGIIDYNEMFMWNSHLLEDVIPCIDTVYDWFQPIIHGFIDQVNVSLEGKSIFVTLIARRSHHFAGARFLKRGVNNHGYVANDVETEQIVSDMGLTSFHAPGKMYYDSDRYTSFVQHRGSIPLFWSQEMSNLTTKPPIEINVMDPFYSSAAKHFDNLFQRYGGGPIQILNLIKTKEKTPRETKLLIEFENCVNYLNQFLPTEKKLQYTSWDMSRASKSHGQVVIEFLERYSSQTLETTGIFHNGSTFKTTKIQEGICRTNCIDCLDRTNAAQFVIGKRALGMQLHALGIIDNTYLEYDSDIVDILTELFHDHGDTIALQYGGSHLVNTMETYRKINQWRSHSRDMVESIKRFYSNSFVDAQRQEAINLFLGHYVYQEGQPMLWDMNTDFYLHNMYNIGEPKRSYSHWWNDFHIKSIREIIKTEIIDNNNDITRDKLVAFVRGYPSSYDNYWNEYYMPRSFISFKDLFAFNMNSTRHYHLEEKQKGKTLSPFISKKQSSLNAKLKALTEKAETSAVQLKDDHTNMFSEKDEFDLCNRELLIYAARAKLLARKLDRFVIDTKCFVEDAASTGLDTITHASYEDLNHNFQNTLSSYQTVSPSDRRFYEDMINIEAYSPIEDYTKYFDTTSIDIKEEQRALYECFFLYDKPGHLHPLNPC
- the RRP40 gene encoding exosome non-catalytic core subunit RRP40 (Syntenic homolog of Ashbya gossypii ADL196W; Syntenic homolog of Saccharomyces cerevisiae YOL142W (RRP40)); its protein translation is MANLVIPGDRLHIEENKQVSAGPGVYCDPKTQQLRLVNAGLEVVNETKKGQSVYIEYNSKRYTPAVGDYVIVTIIASFSDSYKVSLSSFSTPVVLSYMSFPNATKKNKPTLKVGDLCYARVSVAEKDLLAELECMDSTTGKVGGFGLLEGGVVVDVPLAFSRELLFNNEYPLLPMLAKYTQLEVAIGVNGKIWINTEDVRTTLACYRSIKDCSTTTESQFKSVIKTHFKGLINSVE
- the LEM3 gene encoding Lem3p (Syntenic homolog of Ashbya gossypii ADL192W; Syntenic homolog of Saccharomyces cerevisiae YNL323W (LEM3)); translation: MVGVRLKDAGRVFRRHKEEKGALSREAVVENASDFEDDLIDDDAKANSRRPKETRFTQQRIAAINLVLRPLGVLSFYLLLTVVFIIAGAVMYAVSSNVDEITIYYHDCATRATGEFQSVPEDHYWYSFHVDKDFAEAPQWRYVPGVNADDDGSCQLRFKTPYDIENPIYVSYLIENFYANHRRYVLSFNEDQLKGKRVSVEEVQNSVGINCRPLSTDEQGQLYYPCGLIANSMFNDSFPFSLRGVDNTPDYPLTNKGINWNSDKDRYKMTQYSPQDVVPPPYWRKQYPNGYNETNMPNINEWEEFQNWMRTSTLPKFSKLIRRNDNDTLPSGEYEIEIGLHWPVEDWNGKKAVYITNGSKLGGRNHFFGLSYLVGGSLCFLTSIVFLVTYFFKGRKLGDTSLLSWNRNQE
- a CDS encoding SNG1 family protein (Syntenic homolog of Ashbya gossypii ADL193C; Non-syntenic homolog of Saccharomyces cerevisiae YGR197C (SNG1)), yielding MHSSNPESDDIEYSKQLYENKESIFSPSIQHLRKRYWLSFLLNVGYLAVFITGIFSLYWGVLYDRPSYLVNIKSIVLIEDNGNMADEVKELVGVVKGTWLVYKDTEFRTYYNVPDGISSGDYLHRIVHKNHVYMSLHVKANATETLKHSLVDPSAKAFNSSEFFEIFYESGKDPTNFKASIFPLIIDLEDKYRDYYLTEYLPQLLKEKRSELAPNENLRNIALAGAMKWGEVDNRPFKDYILLGPMQVGLIFSLLLTFFQLAMMNPTHNSVLGYLKPGHFLMYRYFNSWLIYFFLSLFFCTVSLIFQVDFTVAYGRSGFIVCWMSTWLFMGAVGGANENVASLLLAYCPKYIGSWLTFWIITNIAPTFFNIDLSHKLYRYGQIMPAYNYKACLSVIFLNLDKGRLGISYGIMVGWCVLNSILFPIVVHLLQHKARHQNNAS
- the PFA3 gene encoding palmitoyltransferase PFA3 (Syntenic homolog of Ashbya gossypii ADL197C; Syntenic homolog of Saccharomyces cerevisiae YNL326C (PFA3)) gives rise to the protein MLQLCEIIQTTFPRATVIFLLLYTGLVICFKVDNINIAVRAVITSVLISFSVYAYFQVIKTGAGSPADYEILHLKSLEAAERGTEFPPEILTKNSITLQNNGRYRYCSSCLVWKPDRCHHCSSCNKCFLKRDHHCPWFASCIGYNNQKIFLQFLIYVTLYSAWGFVASGSHLLGWFKNNHYENEYLDLQLLLVWLLSVGIFISITAFTSFTVYQITINQTTNERFKLERQQRDFEIYNSSLNRRSTMLKNPFDLGSCKANWATVMGNTWWKWLLPVGVQRSNESGDPWEGKGLFFKVNANVNDSLQESMLLQDQLMKRVTRRRASSDVKAPILTPTLDDLV